From one Candidatus Rokuibacteriota bacterium genomic stretch:
- the eno gene encoding phosphopyruvate hydratase, with protein sequence MSAIVEIHAREILDSRGNPTVEVEVTLESEASGRTAVPSGASTGKREAVELRDGDAKRFHGKGVLRAVRNVLEVIAPELTGMEASQQAAVDRRLVELDGTPNKSALGANAILGVSLAVARAAAKEAGLPLYQYLGGPGARLLPVPLMNVLNGGVHADNGLDIQEFMLVPAGAPRFAEALRMGAEIFHALRRLLSDKGLSTGIGDEGGFAPVLPSNTAALDLLLMAVERSGYRPGEDVFLALDAAASEFHRQGRYHLRAEGAARSSEEMIAFYASLVGRYPVCSIEDGLGEEDWDGWAALTRRLGAQVQLVGDDIFVTNPAILREGIRKGVANAVLVKPNQVGTLTETLEAIELAKRAGYGTVISHRSGETEDTFVADLAVAVNAGQIKTGSLARAERTAKYNQLLRIEEELGAAAAWPGRGPFTRSAA encoded by the coding sequence GTGTCGGCCATCGTCGAGATCCACGCGCGCGAGATCCTCGACTCCCGAGGGAACCCGACGGTGGAGGTCGAGGTGACCCTCGAGAGTGAGGCTTCCGGTCGGACTGCCGTCCCCTCGGGAGCCTCGACGGGCAAGCGGGAGGCCGTCGAGCTGCGCGACGGCGATGCCAAGCGGTTCCACGGCAAGGGGGTGCTCCGCGCCGTCAGGAACGTGCTCGAGGTCATCGCCCCCGAGCTGACGGGGATGGAGGCCTCCCAGCAGGCGGCCGTGGACCGGCGGCTCGTCGAGCTGGACGGCACCCCCAACAAGTCGGCACTGGGCGCCAACGCCATCCTGGGCGTCTCGCTGGCCGTCGCCCGCGCCGCGGCGAAGGAGGCCGGGCTTCCCCTCTACCAGTACCTCGGAGGCCCGGGCGCTCGGCTCCTGCCGGTGCCGCTGATGAACGTCCTGAACGGGGGCGTCCATGCCGACAACGGCCTCGACATCCAGGAGTTCATGCTGGTCCCCGCGGGCGCGCCGCGCTTCGCCGAGGCGTTGAGGATGGGGGCTGAGATCTTTCACGCGCTCCGACGCCTGCTCAGCGACAAGGGGCTCTCCACCGGGATCGGCGACGAGGGCGGCTTCGCCCCGGTGCTGCCCTCCAACACGGCGGCCCTCGATCTGCTGCTCATGGCCGTCGAGCGGAGCGGCTACCGCCCCGGCGAGGATGTGTTCCTGGCTCTCGATGCGGCCGCGAGCGAGTTCCACCGCCAGGGCCGCTACCACCTGAGGGCCGAGGGCGCCGCGCGGAGCAGCGAGGAGATGATCGCCTTCTACGCGTCGCTCGTCGGTCGCTACCCGGTCTGCTCGATCGAGGACGGCCTCGGCGAGGAGGACTGGGACGGCTGGGCGGCGCTGACGCGGCGGCTCGGCGCACAGGTCCAGCTGGTGGGCGACGACATCTTCGTGACCAACCCGGCGATTCTCCGCGAGGGGATCCGCAAGGGCGTGGCCAACGCGGTGCTCGTCAAGCCGAACCAGGTCGGCACGCTCACCGAGACGCTTGAGGCCATCGAGCTGGCCAAGCGTGCCGGCTACGGCACGGTGATCTCCCACCGCTCCGGCGAGACCGAGGACACGTTCGTCGCCGACCTGGCCGTGGCGGTGAACGCCGGGCAGATCAAGACCGGGTCGCTTGCCCGCGCCGAGCGCACCGCCAAGTACAACCAGCTCCTTCGGATCGAGGAAGAGCTCGGGGCCGCCGCGGCCTGGCCGGGCCGGGGGCCGTTCACCCGGAGCGCGGCGTGA
- a CDS encoding glycosyltransferase: MDLLIPFLFLMAFVVNFRAVVKLLIDWKGMLTTLRLVKATATRLHELPSEEALEQDDRAPVFLHLVPAYQEPAIGGTLQALLGSRYPQSKLHVVVVTKAEEDLAPHPAMGISTAEVVRRFQAELPPYQQKRLWILTMPGAGRKAHQLNWALRPELLGEVLGEAFDPARHFVGVSDADSLPDPNVYLWIAQEELAGRGALAYQGVTLSLANFDRLDVRSRICAVQQSSIFIRVSIARLINEVKRVRILETLCRRAPWAAGVIRPMFEFLFRRSQICLGHNQFVRLDTLQSLGGFPSDGATEDSTLGYDLGRRGILIRALPLVEVNDLPETPEKIIRQNARWYKGVLDDVRHLWRAWRDEPRAFNLAQLLRHVGNKVVEWPTAVLVYPLLGFLGWQLAYFYRDPLWLFALALAFPGAALGLSIWVGGLVTQRTIEELMPCLPKPVDVRWKTLRDRFWGVFRCQTYWLLATRAAWRVLWALARTGCYEPAKTDRVIRPRVTG; this comes from the coding sequence ATGGATCTCCTGATTCCGTTCCTGTTCCTGATGGCGTTCGTCGTCAACTTCCGCGCGGTGGTGAAGCTCCTGATCGACTGGAAGGGGATGCTGACCACGCTCCGCCTCGTGAAGGCCACCGCCACGCGCCTCCACGAACTCCCCTCGGAGGAGGCCCTCGAGCAGGATGACCGGGCGCCGGTGTTTCTCCACCTGGTCCCGGCCTACCAGGAGCCCGCGATCGGCGGGACCTTGCAGGCGCTCCTCGGCTCGCGCTACCCCCAGTCGAAGCTCCACGTGGTCGTGGTGACCAAGGCGGAGGAGGACCTCGCGCCCCACCCGGCCATGGGAATCTCGACCGCCGAGGTCGTCCGCCGCTTCCAGGCCGAGCTGCCGCCCTACCAGCAGAAGCGGCTCTGGATCCTGACGATGCCGGGAGCCGGGCGGAAGGCGCACCAGCTCAACTGGGCCCTCCGTCCCGAGCTGCTGGGCGAGGTCCTCGGCGAGGCATTCGACCCCGCGCGCCACTTCGTCGGGGTGTCCGACGCCGACTCGCTCCCCGATCCGAACGTCTATCTCTGGATCGCCCAGGAGGAGCTGGCCGGCCGCGGGGCGCTGGCCTACCAGGGCGTCACGCTCTCGCTCGCCAACTTCGACCGGCTCGATGTCCGCAGCCGGATCTGCGCGGTCCAGCAATCGTCCATCTTCATCCGCGTCTCGATCGCCCGCCTGATCAACGAGGTCAAGCGGGTCAGGATCCTCGAAACGCTCTGCCGGCGCGCGCCGTGGGCCGCCGGGGTGATCCGCCCGATGTTCGAGTTCCTCTTCCGCCGGTCCCAGATCTGTCTCGGCCACAACCAGTTCGTCCGCCTCGATACGCTCCAGTCCCTCGGCGGGTTCCCGTCCGACGGCGCCACCGAGGACTCCACGCTCGGCTACGACCTGGGCCGCCGCGGCATCCTGATCCGGGCGCTGCCGCTCGTGGAAGTCAACGATCTCCCGGAGACGCCCGAGAAGATCATCCGCCAGAACGCGCGCTGGTACAAAGGGGTGCTCGACGATGTCCGCCACCTCTGGCGCGCGTGGCGGGATGAGCCCCGGGCCTTCAACCTGGCCCAGCTCCTCCGCCACGTGGGCAACAAGGTGGTCGAGTGGCCGACGGCGGTCCTGGTCTATCCCCTCCTCGGCTTCCTCGGCTGGCAGCTCGCCTACTTCTACCGGGATCCGCTCTGGCTCTTCGCCCTGGCGCTGGCCTTCCCCGGCGCAGCCCTGGGCCTCAGCATCTGGGTCGGCGGGCTCGTGACGCAGCGGACGATCGAGGAGCTGATGCCCTGCCTGCCGAAGCCCGTCGACGTCAGGTGGAAGACGCTCAGGGACAGGTTCTGGGGAGTCTTCCGCTGCCAGACCTACTGGCTCCTGGCCACGCGCGCTGCCTGGCGCGTCCTCTGGGCGCTGGCGCGCACCGGTTGCTACGAGCCGGCCAAGACCGATCGGGTGATCCGGCCGAGGGTAACTGGGTAA
- a CDS encoding septum formation initiator family protein encodes MRRSRLLVSGALALATVAFLGLLAYGGSGLVRVWQMKREVGALEQELRRLRSETEQLTRTVDRLREDPAQVEKIAREELGLLKEGEKVLQFPPTPHREDSR; translated from the coding sequence GTGAGGCGGAGCCGGCTCCTCGTCAGCGGCGCGCTCGCCCTCGCTACCGTCGCCTTCCTCGGGCTTCTGGCCTACGGCGGGAGCGGCCTGGTCCGCGTCTGGCAGATGAAGCGCGAGGTCGGGGCCCTGGAGCAGGAGCTCCGCCGGCTCCGGTCAGAGACCGAGCAGCTCACGCGCACCGTGGACCGCCTGCGCGAGGATCCGGCCCAGGTCGAGAAGATCGCCCGCGAGGAGCTGGGCCTGCTGAAGGAAGGGGAGAAGGTGCTGCAGTTCCCACCCACGCCACACCGGGAGGACAGCCGCTGA